The following DNA comes from Mya arenaria isolate MELC-2E11 chromosome 11, ASM2691426v1.
tattttaaaatgccaAAGCTGTTGCCAAAACTGTGCTATTACGTGATTGCTTTTGATTTGATTATACATGTCTATATTGGAGATAAAATGGAAATTAGAGGCTATTTCATATGATTCACAGTGTGTTTAATCATCACAGAACCAAGGATTTTGGTAATAAGAATGTTTTCCattcaaatgttcaaaatttGCTAAAATGTGTCAAACCTGGTCTCCTTTATTTAACAGCaacgtttttttgtaaaatgcaaattttttaaacattttgctttaaagtTGATAGGGAAATTAGAACAATTtaactttctttaaaataggtTGATAAAATGCCTCGAAAAGTTCAGGATATCTGAGTTGGGACATTTGACATTAACCTGTTGCATTCTTATTGAAAATTAatagtttttcaaattttcttgcTCTGTTGCGAGATCTTAAAATAGATATTTTCTCCAAATTGCGATAAAAAATTCGAATGATGATGACAAATCGGAGAAAGCTTGATTCTACCATAGGTGAAACACaatcaaaacatgtaatttctTTAAGCATGGAATTATATGAGATACACTTCATAGTtagtattgttgtttattaGGTTGTCAGTCAgtttattttgacataattttgaaaatgttattttcaaaggGGGATGATTTAATTAGTGTTCTTTTTTAGTCTAGGGCTTGTCAATATTACTATAATCATGACTGTTGTGTTTGCTCTGTGAAATTgttgtatatgtatctgtatacTTATTTGACAAGACACACTTTATGTTTTGAGGGAAATGCAGGTTTCTTGTGTCTGGTCAAACCATTTGATAAGATAAATACATGTGGACTAGTCTATGTACTAATTCTGGGTTAAGCTAAATGCTTGAGCAATGCTCaaatactgtaataatatgGTTGTATTGACTTGAttaatgtttattcaattttgttaaaatgaagaacaataaaatttcaaaaagttCGTCTTGCATATTTTGTAGCAGCAGAATATGTGATATATTATGTCAATAAGATCGTCTAAAACAACTGTTCAGAGTAAGAATGGAAAATTGCCAGTGACTCAATGCTGGTCCATTATAAAGGTCACATACGTGTTTGTTGGAAGGTTCCACAATGTCAAGGTTATGTGCAGGATTGAAGGTCCTGTGTTGAGGATTCCACAATGTAAAGGTTATGTGCAGGATTGAAGGTCCTGTGTTGAGGGTTCCACAATGCCAAGGTTATGTGCAGGATTGAAGGTCCTGTGTTGAGGGTTCCACAATGCCAAGGTTTTGTGCAGGATTGAAGGTCCTGTGTTGAGGGTTCCACAATGCCAAGGTTATGTGCAGGATTGAAGGTCCTGTGTTGAGGGTTCCACAATGCCAAGGTTATGTGCAGGATTGAAGGTCCTGTGTTGAGGGTTCCACAATGCCAAGGTTATGTGCAGGATTGAAGGTCCTGTGTTGAGGGTTCCACAATGTCAAGGTTATGTGCAGGATTGAAGGTCCTGTGTTGAGGGTTCCACAATGCCAAGGTAATGTGCAGACGTAAAATCACCTGTGGGGATTGAGGATCAGACAGTGTTATTTTCAAGGCTTTTATGCTTCTTATCTCGCAGAGTGCGTGcatatttaaaccatttatcaaaaatattgtgtaaacttGTTTTGGTCGTGCTCGAACGTGTTACCTAAATCCAAGCTCATTCATCATGACATTCACATGTGCTTACCATTCCCAGTTTGATATCAACTAAAAATACTTCAGATAAGAGTCCGTGTTGCACTGTATAAAAATGgatattttgtaatataataCGTACATGTAATGAAAAGAGGAAGCTCATTCTGAAAACGGAAATCACTACTAACACAacgtttaaagggactgtacaccagattggcccccaaaaagtttttttttctgtaacgaatctcaggacaataattttataaaatgttttactctttgatatcaatattgtaaaaaaacataccaaaatgtaaaaaaaaactcgagtcggagactgggttcgaaccggtgtcgccaaaattgctgTCCAGCGTTGTATCCAGTGTACttcgaaggcttactctaaagagtgggaatatttaagctatatacctaacatggtcttatcacgtgataacatcgactagccaatcacgcataaggaatgaattctactaggtagccatacccagtaatattttttaatggaaaaataagaaaaaaaaaatgcgaaaaataaattaattgttaactatgtggtacttcagttagtaagttccaatgcattgtacacatcaataccaagtttatgtcagttttcgacaattttctttttttcgctgttttatcatacggagtacagtccctttaaaggggTTGAGACAATTCGAGTCAAAGGGCCGGAGTAAAGATTTGGAATGACGGAATTAATGATAAAGCGCTTTGCCGTACTATTCAATTTAGGATTTCATTACCCAGCGTTTAATAAGGTAGAAcgattttaaattatgaaaaagtgaTACACAAGAAATACtttgtgaaaacaattatgcTATTTTACTCAGATGAAAAGAGTTTGTTTTTGGATTTTCTTCCgaattgtatatatatgttagcTGATCTGTGactgtgcagctttaagagatGCATTGTGAATGGGAAAATAGGCCAACTTATCATACTAATTAAACTGTGTTTTACTTCACCGGCAATGATTCAGCAAGGCTTTTTTATTCGGGAGGTTTAAACGTTTGAACtttagtaaaataatatttattaattatatctatgaagtaattaaaataaactttcgTATTAAGCAATTTATAAATCAGAATCGGTTTATCGAACTTTAATATATACAGTACTATTGCTTGGCCTGGCGTAGAGGATAACAGACTTGAAACccatgtacaaataaatatttatacttaagCTTTAGAAATGTCGAGTATGAACACTGATAGAAAATAGGATTTACCGCGGAATGACTATGTATTTAATAGTGTTGATGTAACATTTGATCGTTAAGCTCGTGTCACATACCCGGTCCCAGCCGATTGAGCAAATATATGGATCAATTGAGTTGCTTTCTATTGATTTGATGCGAAAACGGATGTGATTCAAACATAGTGTAGATCTATAATGTAAGTGAGAACAAATGTGAACTACAGTTATACATTATGGATTTTTAACCAGGATGTTAAAAGCATAAACTTAATGTGACAGAGATATAGTTGAACtttcttatttcatataaagttcCTTTCATTTTGTGCATGAGGGCTCAGgtcagtatttgttttatcttcttTATTGTGGACTGTTTACCTCTACAGATCGTTGTATTGTACATGAGCTAGCTTGTTCGCGTTTTGTTTGGTGACCTCAAGTTTCGAAAAGAGGTATTATATCTCTCTTTATAGGAATTATACTCATGATACTGTTGACTTGCGATCGTTATACCATGGATTAGGTTTACTGATGATAATTTTTAGTACCTGTATATACTAATAACCATTAGCCCTTGCGATTTTCGGATATGCCTATATTACCTGCTgatgttcatatttttgttatacagcATATACACCTGTATTCCAGGTAGGAGCCACTTCCTTCGGCATAATGGCTTACCTTTACCCGACGAGCCGCAGCAGGATCCGGACTTTTGGCGGATGTATCCTGCTGGTCGCCGCGTTCCTGCTTGTCAAGTCGTTTTTATTTGACACCAATGAGGTAAACCCTGACACGGACTGGTGAATTATGATAACGTTGTTTTGAgccttatgcaccagtcagtttttaccacggcccctccaggtccggggaatagcggggactttgactttcggtccagccaagcccgggtaaaaaccccgccctgcggggacgaactgatggtaaattCGCCGCCAATTGcacccgcaccccagggaccctaagtaaggcacattccccgctatatttggcgtgaatacaaaaccaccgcattcacccggcactgcggggccaccgggaaggtaaaaacacggcccatttccccggctatccccggtatacccccggaccttggggggccgtggttacaattgactggtgcattaccatgcgatttatatataaatcatgcagacttcatatatacatgtatagttataTGCTAGTGAAGTGATGTCATGTTCTCCACTATATGGGTCCGTCTTGTGAACGAACGAACGACGGTTTTTCGAATCGGTTACACCGAGTAGTTATGAtattatttcgaaattatttgtTGGAATGGCAAACTCGTAGTGGAACATTTCATTATTTGGAAAATTAAGTTATGTCGAGTCCACACATGAGATTGTTTCACATTTTAAGACTCATACAATGAGCCGTAAGACAGGTGCATTTTGTGTGACTTACAGGTTGTTATTCCGGGCTATAGCAGACTGGATCTGTCCAAGTATCCGGACCAGGGTATCTGGCAGGCCGAGGAGTTTCCGGCGGACGGCCCGCCGCGCATTGAACACATCCTCCACCAGACGTGGAAGACGACGGACGTCCCTGCACACTACGTGGGCTGGATGCGTACATGGGCGGACAACCACCCGACCTGGCGCTATATGTTTTGGACAGACGCCTCCGCCCGTCAGCTCATCCAGGACAAGTACTCCCATTTACTTCCCACGTATGATGGCTACTTAGAAAATATACGCCGAGCTGACGCCATGCGCTATGTAATTCTGTACGAATACGGCGGGGTTTACGCCGACCTGGATATGGAGAGTCTGTTACCATTAGACAGTATCGCGCGGAAATATTCGTGCATACTACCTCAGGAACCATATGAGCACCCCATTATAGACTCGAACTTCGAGCATCTCGTGATTAACGCGGTGCTGGCGTGCCGGGCACGTCACCCGTTCATGAAGAAGGTGATGGAGAGTCTGCCAGAATACTTCCACATGTGGAACCTACTGGACAGTACAGGACCGCACTTCCTCACTCTACAGTACCGGCAGTACAAGCGGGACGTCGAGGCGAACCAGAGGAACGCCGACGGGGTTTACCTAGCGCCGGCCGAATACTTCTTCCCCACCCTCGACCCCGTCAAGTTCCCCTACATGAAGTCCAGATGCAATAGCTTGTTTAATACCATGTCTCATCTTCAACAGTCAGCCTGTGTTAGTTTGAAACGAAAAGGACTTAAACGAAAGCCGTATCCATTTTCTTTCACAAACCATCATTGGATGCATACTTACTTTACAAACAAATTCTCAATAGCTGGTCCATCCGAATTGAAGTCGTTCATTCCAACCGCAGAAATTTATTCTGGTACTTGATACAAATTGTCATTAGGTAGGGATTTTTCTACACAAGCCAGTCAGTTGTAGCCACGGGTCCCttgtccggggaatagtgggcactttcggtccagccaggGACAAACTGGTGGTAAAATTCCCCCAAAATGGCCCCACACTCCTATGTAAGGCATATTTGCTATTTTctgcgcgaaaacaaaaccaccgcattcactcggcactgcggagCCACATGGTAGGTAAAAAcgcggcccatttcccccgctatatCCGGACCTGggaggcgtggttacaattgactggtgcatttacTATGGCGCCATCCAGTGTCTTTAtctgatatttatttgtttttatacatataacCTTAACATACCATGTTAATGTCTTTGCGTTCAAGTGCTACAAGTTCTACATGCGGCAActtgtttatgcatttaatgcttTCAGTCGTTGTGTCGACATTCTTCCTATATATGACAATGCAGATAGAGAGCATGATCATTGTGATATTTTGATGACACCTATTTTCTATATGATATGTagtatgtgttcattttattcttttcttagtttttaaatttgttttattcttttcttagtttttaaatttgtttttattattttcttagtttttaaatttgattgtcCGTTATGCATGCCTAATTTGCATTAATGTCAACATTCCGTTTAAAGACATGCATGTACAAGGCCTGATAACGAATAATTGTTGGTATAAACGTTCGTTAGTAAAATGAGAGACGctatcattcaaaatcaatacatacacacgtataacagacatacattttgagtgataaacctttaactacttactaactaatgcatttatggaaaatatttactaGCTTAAAAACGCAAACAtatgaaatgattggtgaatgctaaagatTGACTCTGAtcaaggtagaaataccgtgttttctgtcCCTTAATAACTCGGTATCATTCCTAAGtgccattgttttcgacatttattcatcctttttggtatattaaaataattgcataaattttggtaaatcttatttagtaagagtgcatctttaaaacataCATCTATATACTTCTTAAAGTCAGGTATAATCCCGTTTCTAAGAACCAATATATGCTACTTCCATTGTTCTTATACCGTGCGCCACAAGGGGTTGTGTTCAGCCTGGACGCAGTAAGGgtcatttacatacatgtacagaaaAGGCCACTAAATGTGTCAGAAGTCCTTACATGGAGAACCCATCACAAATAAACCCACATCAGAAATCAGTTTGTCTCCCTTGAAGCACCAACCCAAGGTTAGTTATTGAACATCTTAAATGGAcgcatttatgttttgtaaaatgcacttttaacggattttttattacgaaataaaaggTGGCATATCAGGagtatttaaacaaagaacCATTCAACAACTGTTAAtattatttgctcaaatattgccTTCGAAATGCACAATtttgaattgtgtttttattgccATTCATCAAAAGGTTGTatcatgattggttgattgacattatcaagTGATGCTAGCAACGGTTTCAATAATGTTGCAAATTTCCATCAGCTTTGTATGAGTTCTTGTGGGTGAGTGGATAAAGTTTAAGCATGCAAGTTTTCGTGTAAATTaactgatacatgtatattgattcCATTTCAGGCCTTGCATTTCGAGTCTTTCGatattttttactattattattactaaaAACAGGGACATTCTGTAAGAAACAAACCTGAAAATGATTGTCactatataatgattaaaaaacaaacgaaaCCACAACACACAAATTGCCTACGTAATGATCATGTTATAAATCTCAAACTTACTCGAAAGGATTCTTAAACTTCCTGGAGGAAAATACTTATTTACTTTATGTTCAAAATGCTTCTGAATTGAAAATGGCCGCCGTAATAATCGaagaaaaatcataaaatttcaCTGTTCTGTGTTAAGATACGTTGTTTATAAATCCATTTCTAAACGAACCAGCTCGCATTTTAAGTTTCTCTGACGCTCttttttacaaattgtttaaGCCCTTCGCTGCAATTATTGGCCTCTTTATAAACATCACCGTAGTCACAGCTACTACTGCTAccgctactgctactgctactactactatcactaccactaccattaccaatactattactactactactactactaccatcaccatcaccaccaccaccgccaccaccaccaccactatcactaccactaccactacaactatTATCACTACCACTttcactactactacttcaactactactactattactactgcaactactactacaaccaccaccaccatcgccaccaccaccaccaccaccaccaccactattactaccactaccactacttccactaccactttcactacaactactactattattactactGCAACCACCACCGACACCACCACTaacaccaccactaccaccaccaccattaccaATCTTTTCGTGACTATGATTTCCGGTCACGTGTCTTTTGAGGCTTGTTTTTCATTGCATTGTCAACCCTTCGATAACATAGGGTTTACTAACATTTTCCTACATGTGACAAAGTCGTTAGATTTGCAAACAATTTCTATTTAACTTGAAAGATAACACGGTTTGTGGTCCGTCGGGATCTCATTTCTTAATGATAAATGACGATAGGGACCTTGACTAAAGCACTTGTTGATTCTGTTGTCCCCGTGTAATGTCTAAGTTTCCTGTAATTGTCATCTAGTTTAATTTTCTAATGGTTACAACATTATCAATTATAGAATCAAAATAACCTTCATCCGACTGGCACTCGGATAAATATTATGGCACTTTGAATGACTTACAAATTACTAAAGACCGTTTTTGTTCTTGCAAATCTATTACTATTGGGGAAAggtaattaattttgttgtttttaaggtTACTCTTTCAGAGTTACAGAacggggtttatatttcgtttgCTGACATGTTTATACCGCCTCTCATAAAGTCTAGACTATGCAATAACCATTTGCCGGTTGAAAAGTTTAGCTGAATATGACCGAAAATGAAGTTTATGTTACCAAAATGAAATTGGTGATGAATTCCTCAATATTTCAAAACGATAATGGTTGTGTGAGAGTGTTTGTCAAGGCTAATTAAGATATCATACCTGGTTGAATTATCGTTATTAATCATTTTACTATAACTAGTTTTAtgctttttaaatgtattttatgtcgTTTCTTATTCAACTCTTTAATTCTTTAGCATCTGTTTCCAATAGCCTGATTTATTTGTTCTCTAGTGTCTTTATAATAATGTCATATCAATATATGTCATGTCTACTCTattcacatgtatatttgatGAGCGTAAATACAACTTGGAAACTTATACATTggaattgtttacagaatgACACTATTTAGGAATAAAACCCATGTTTGTGAACTTGACCTTGCTAAACTATTTTGTTCTTGATTGACCAAAAGCGGATCTCCATATGAATGACACATTCTTAGTGAGCTTAGTGAAAGTAACAATGTTTGTTCCCTGGATATATCGGTAGTGTCAGAGCGCTGAGGTTGCTTCTGCTTCTGTAGAGTGTCCACATAAGGACAGTTTTACAAAGGTGACACCTCAGCCAGCTACCAGCGAGATGTATATTTGTCTACAGCTACGTATGAAGCGGATCATTAGAAACACAGGTGGAAGTACCAGGGCTAGATTGTTTGACGTCAGGAACATAAGTGGATGGACCAGGATTGGTTTGTTTGACGTCAGGAACACAGGTGGATGGACCAGAATTGGGATTGGGTTGTTAGACGTCAGAAACATACGTGAATGTACCAAGATTGGATTGTTTGACGTCAGGAACACAGGTGGGTGAACCAGGATTGTATTGTTTGACGTCAGGAACACAGGTGGATGAACCAAGATTGGATTGTTTGACGTCAGGAACACAGGTGGGTGAACCAGGATTGGATTGTTTGACGTCTGGAACACATGTGGATGGAACCGGATTGGATTGTTTGACGTCAGGAACACTGGTGGGTGAACCAGGATTAGATTGTTTGACGTCAGGAACACTTGCGGATGGACTAGGACCAGGATTGGATTGTTTGACGTCAGGAACACATGTGGATTGACCAGTATTTGATTGTTTGACGTCAGGAACACAGTTGGATGAACAAGGACCAGGATTGGATTGTTTGGCGTCAGGAACACAGGTGGATGGACCAGGAACAGGATTGGATTGTTTGGCGTCAGGAACACAGGTGGGTGAACCAGGAGTGGACTGTTTGACGTCAGGAACACATGTGGATGGAACAGGATTGGATTGTTTGACGTCAGGAACACAGGTAGATGGACCAGGACCAGGATTGGGTTGTTTGACGTCATGAACACAGATGGATTGACCAGGAATGGATTGTTTGGCGTCAGAAACACAGGTGGGTGAACCAGGAGTGGACTGTTTGACGTCAGGAACACATGTGGGTGGAACCGGATTGGATTGTTTGACGTTAAGAACATAGGTGGATGGACCAGGACCAGGATTGGGTTGTTTGACGTCCGGAACACATGTGGATGGACCAGTTTTTGATTGTTTGACGTCAGAAACACAGGTGGATGGACAAGGACCAGGATTGGATTGTTTGGCGTCAAGAACACAGGTGGATGGACCAGGACCAGGATTGGATTGTTTGGCGTCAGGAACACAGGTGGGTGAACCAGGAGTGGACTGTTTGACGTCAGGAACACATGTGGATGGAACAGGATTGGATTGTTTGACGTCAGGAACACAGGTGGATGGACCAGGACTGGGTTGTCTGACGTCAGGAACACAGGTGGATGGACCAGGGTTGGATTGTCTGACATCATGAACACAGGTGGATGGACCAGGGTTGGATTGTTTGACGTCAGGAACACAGGTGGATGGACCAGGATTGGGTTGTTCGACGTCAGGAACAGAGGTTGGTGGACCAGGATTGGATTGTTTGACGTCAGGAACACAAGTGGATGGACCAGGATTGGATTGTTTGACGTCAGGAACACAGGTGGGTGAACTAAGGTTGGATTGTTTGACGTCTGGAACACAAATGGATGGACCAGGAATAGGTTGTTTGACGTCAGGAACACAGGTGGGTGAACCAGGATTGGATTGTTTGACGTCAGGAACACAGGTGTATGGACCAGGATTGGGTATTTAACTTTTTAGACGTCGGGAACACAGGCGTAAGGACCAGGATTGGATTGTTTGACGTCAGGAACACAGATGGATAGACAAGGATTTGACAAACGAAACACTTGTCGATAGACCATCTCTGGACAACAATTTTATTTGTCTATAATCAGGTTGTTTGGAATAGTTTTCGACTCTGATACAAAGTTTACAGTTTACTTCATTCATTAGCCTTTCCATATTGTTTGCACCTTTTACTGGCATTAGCTACATATATTTTGGCAGTTGTTGCGTACTTACATAACTGCAAAAACCTATATAGGATATATACGTGTAAACATTGAACCTACCTCTTGTTGATTTTGCGCGAGGTGCAGTCCTGCTGTGAGGAAACGTTGTTGTGAACAGACTGACGTATGGTCGGACCTCTTATACCCGCAACCGATCCTCAAACTGTAGGTGACCAGTGATTATATTTCCTCCAGATTACTGattatgttaatgaaaaaacacacatttaaatttatcaaacatgGCTTAAATCTGTTCTTAAAAGGGTCATATGTAGACTAATTTAGTGgaacattaacatgtttttgtcgGAATTAGATATTctattttgaaaaagttatttcaCGGAAACATAATGTGACCatctaaaaatgatttaatccGCGGTGCGATTTGTCAGAAGCAAAGCCGACTAGGTTTGAGGCAAATTTATTGGAATTCCGCTTTACAAAtcacattttcacattttgtaAACGAAAGCGTAATTTTTACACATTTCGATgcatatttttacttttaagatTGGTCATCTTTTTTGCAAAGGAGcacattttcaaaatagattgcatcatcatcaaaatgatcatcatgatcatcGCCTGTGGATTTGTTTAGttcttattatattttctgTACATTTTCTCTAACATTTAAgtgaaaatattacatttatgtgttttaaatgtcaaaagaTCATGTGAAAAAAGTCTTACAACATTTACCTTTCCTATCAGCTCTTGCATTACCAGAatatctaccagtttcaatttcCATGTGCTGATAATCTAAAACAGGTAAAAAAAATTCCTTAATCTATCATCTTTAATTTGTACaagataaatttaataaaaatgtttacaatacaaTGATAGTTTAGGCATatcatttatagaaatattcaaATCTTGAATAAACTGGTCACGAATTCTTCATCGAAGTAAAggaatataatgtatatttacatCAATGTTTTGACTAACATCCATAAAACCAAGATGATCATTAATAGAATTAAGTATCTTTAcccaataataattatttgcattaagGTAGCAAGACCCTAAtgggcatcatttcaaactatgatcagcttaattatgtcttaatgtttatcatttcctggatacaaaaacaatatttaaacgaAGTTTACGGTCAAATAACAACGTATCAGAATTTCTTTATAGAAACGACATCACCGATAaccaataattttcaatttttggTAGTAATTTAGTATcagagtaaaaataaatatttttgctttCAAACATAATGCATTATTGGTCATATCATCAacaaacagtgtgtgtataccacgtgataaattgggTTTCATAGACTTTCAAAAGGCGTTCGATtgtttgaatggaaatatggaATAAGCTTGAAAAAAGGTTTATCTACAAAAATGTTAACTGCAGTTAAATCTTTGTTcgcaaatatttgttaatagcTACGAAACTGATTGGTTTACTGTGAACTCTGGCGTACGGCAAGAAGTTTCTCTATTAGctgtattattttatgtatacattAATGATTAAGCTGTGGTTATTAAGAGCTGCAATAAAGGTGTGGAAGATGTATTGTTAATAGCAGATTCTG
Coding sequences within:
- the LOC128209703 gene encoding uncharacterized protein LOC128209703 isoform X1, whose protein sequence is MRAQVGATSFGIMAYLYPTSRSRIRTFGGCILLVAAFLLVKSFLFDTNEVVIPGYSRLDLSKYPDQGIWQAEEFPADGPPRIEHILHQTWKTTDVPAHYVGWMRTWADNHPTWRYMFWTDASARQLIQDKYSHLLPTYDGYLENIRRADAMRYVILYEYGGVYADLDMESLLPLDSIARKYSCILPQEPYEHPIIDSNFEHLVINAVLACRARHPFMKKVMESLPEYFHMWNLLDSTGPHFLTLQYRQYKRDVEANQRNADGVYLAPAEYFFPTLDPVKFPYMKSRCNSLFNTMSHLQQSACVSLKRKGLKRKPYPFSFTNHHWMHTYFTNKFSIAGPSELKSFIPTAEIYSGT
- the LOC128209703 gene encoding uncharacterized protein LOC128209703 isoform X2 yields the protein MAYLYPTSRSRIRTFGGCILLVAAFLLVKSFLFDTNEVVIPGYSRLDLSKYPDQGIWQAEEFPADGPPRIEHILHQTWKTTDVPAHYVGWMRTWADNHPTWRYMFWTDASARQLIQDKYSHLLPTYDGYLENIRRADAMRYVILYEYGGVYADLDMESLLPLDSIARKYSCILPQEPYEHPIIDSNFEHLVINAVLACRARHPFMKKVMESLPEYFHMWNLLDSTGPHFLTLQYRQYKRDVEANQRNADGVYLAPAEYFFPTLDPVKFPYMKSRCNSLFNTMSHLQQSACVSLKRKGLKRKPYPFSFTNHHWMHTYFTNKFSIAGPSELKSFIPTAEIYSGT